The DNA window CCACGTGCCATCAACATCAAGATGAACACTGTCGAGAATAATAAATTTCCAGCCGTTCTTTTCGAAGCTGTAATAGGGTACGCTTAAGCCAAGCTGATCCATAGCGTATTTCTTACCATAAATTGCCTGGCCCTTAGTGTTCTCGTTCCACCAGATATCGTGATTGCCTAAACAGTATTTTACGGGGAGGCTGCATTCTTTATGTAGAAGATCTTTGGTGAGTTTCCATTGTGCATCAATTACACCAAGGTTCTCTTTGTTCATGTCAAACACAATGTCACCACCGTTCAGGATCATGTCTACACGCGGCGCTTGCTGCTGTACATGATGCAGGCACCGCGCGTACCTTGCAGGGGCGTTAAATTTATCTTTCAGGTGTACATCTGTAAGATGCGCAATACGCATTACTTTTTTAGCACCTGTGTTTTGCTGAAGTGTGAAAGCAGGGGCAAGCAGCAGGCCCCCCAGGTTTTTTAAAGCAGATCTTCTTTGCATGTCAAATCGCTATTTAGCGGCTTTAAGAAGGTTTAAAATTTTATAGAACAGCGCCGTATTGGGATACGTGCCGGTAAAGTCCTGCGCGTGAGGCCCATAAGCAAATACCGGTACGTTAATGCTGGTATGGTCGTTTGTGCTAAAAGAACCCAGTACCATGCCGTTGTTTGCTGATGCGTCAAGCAGGGTAAGACCGCCCGTCTCGTGATCTGCTGTAATGATTACAAGCGTTTCGCCGTCCTCATCTGCAAATTTCAGTGCTTCAGCTACAGTTTTATCCAAGTCGTGAAGTTCGGTAACTACATAGGGCAAATCATTAGCGTGACCGCCATAGTCAATTTGCGCACCTTCGGCCATAATAAAAAAGCCTTTTTTGTTGCCGGACAATAAACGTATTGTTTGCAGTATCGATGTTTTAAGCATATCGCCCCGGCCGTCTTTTACCGGGCGGGTATCAGCATCGCTTAATAGCACCAGCTGTTTACCTCCGTTTGCCTTTTCAAGTTCGTTTAATTTTAAATGCAACTGATAACCGGCAGCACTTAACTTGTTCATCAGGCCTTTATCCTTGTTTTGAAGAAAGCTTTTTTGATTAGAGCCAATCAGTACATCAACATGACTTGTCAGCAGATCGGCAGCTATTGCGTTGGATGAATCACGGTCGGGCTGGTGTGCGTAAAACGCAGCAGGTGTGGCATCAGTAATGTCGCCGCTGCTTATGATACCTGAACGGATACCGTGTGCTGAAAGTGCATCGGGCAGGTTAGCTAACGGTTCGTCGTTTGGCCCTGTACCAATTGCGCGGTTGTTGGTCTTGTGACCGGTGGCCATAGCGGTAGCACCTGCTGCCGAATCGGTGTTGCCAGAATTGCTTGCAGCCGTTTGTGAAAAGCCAATGAAGCGGCACTGTGTGATATTAAGCTGGCCATGGTTGGCGGTTTGCCCCGCCTGTAATTGCGCCGGCCCCATGCCATCACCAATTATCAAGATAACGTTTTTCACTTTCTTGTTAGCACCATCAATCTTGTAGGCTGGCTTATACACCTGGTAAGGTGAAGGGTTCGCAAACAGAAGTTTCTTACGGTTAATGTAAAAGTCATGCAGTTGCTGCGGGTGGTCCGTGTTGATCCAATCGGCGCCAAGTTTTTCCAGTTGTATCCAACTGTTAGGGCTGTCGGGCGTAGCCCAAAACCTGAAAGGCTTATGCCGCTGATGAGCGGCTTCAATCATCTGCCGTAACTTAACAGAGTCCTGCCGGGTTAACGTTCCTTTACCGTTCCACTTTGTATATTCGGTAATTGCATCACTGATCATAGCAACACGACTTATCTGTTGGTCGGTATATTTGGTATAGGGCCGTCCGTCAAAAAGAATGTAGCTTGGGTAATCTGTAAAATGTGCCGGCTCGGGCATGTCGCCGCTTAATACAACACGTACGCAATGTTTATTTGCAGGATCATTGAAAACGCGCTGATAAGGTGCCAGTTCGCGCAGCAACTCAGGTATCACATGTTCATGGTCTTCCTTAATGTCAATAACCAACTGCAGCGAGAAAGATGAATCAGCATACGGGCGGCCGTTGTTCTTAGTGAAAAGGGCAACTAAAGGCCTTAAATAAACACTATCAAGTGTAAAGCCATCCCTGATCTCCTCCTTAGCATGGGCCACATATAGACGACCGTTATGAAAATACACATCAGCTTCTATAGAGCCCGCGCCTGAATAATAGGCCTGTAAAAAAGGTATGTTCTGCCGGTAATCATTATGGCTATGACCACGGTTTACAAGCGGGCGGATGTTGGCTGGTGCGATATCGCTGTTTGTTTTATTAGTTCTCGGCTGCGCGAAGATGGTGGAGGCGAACCCCAGCAAGAACAACAAACCACTGGTAAATACATGTAGTTTCATAAGGATATACCCAATATGCTTAGAACATTATAAACCGCAATGGTAACAATTGATTAATAAATTACAATTCAGCCTACATTAAGCTTATGTTACAACGAGCTAAATGGTTTTAATAGAACAAGCTTTCAGCCTGAAGTTCCTCTTTTGTGCCGCCGGGCGCTGTAACATAAATCTTGAG is part of the Mucilaginibacter terrenus genome and encodes:
- a CDS encoding metallophosphoesterase family protein yields the protein MQRRSALKNLGGLLLAPAFTLQQNTGAKKVMRIAHLTDVHLKDKFNAPARYARCLHHVQQQAPRVDMILNGGDIVFDMNKENLGVIDAQWKLTKDLLHKECSLPVKYCLGNHDIWWNENTKGQAIYGKKYAMDQLGLSVPYYSFEKNGWKFIILDSVHLDVDGTWYIGKLGDEQFAWLENELKSTSADTPVLIMSHIPILTATNLIEDDVVNKWVMLGGDMHTDTSKIISLFYKHPNVKLCLSGHIHLQEKLVYNNVTYICDGAVSGAWWEGNRRETAPGYGLIDLYSDGSFTESYVNY
- a CDS encoding alkaline phosphatase; translation: MKLHVFTSGLLFLLGFASTIFAQPRTNKTNSDIAPANIRPLVNRGHSHNDYRQNIPFLQAYYSGAGSIEADVYFHNGRLYVAHAKEEIRDGFTLDSVYLRPLVALFTKNNGRPYADSSFSLQLVIDIKEDHEHVIPELLRELAPYQRVFNDPANKHCVRVVLSGDMPEPAHFTDYPSYILFDGRPYTKYTDQQISRVAMISDAITEYTKWNGKGTLTRQDSVKLRQMIEAAHQRHKPFRFWATPDSPNSWIQLEKLGADWINTDHPQQLHDFYINRKKLLFANPSPYQVYKPAYKIDGANKKVKNVILIIGDGMGPAQLQAGQTANHGQLNITQCRFIGFSQTAASNSGNTDSAAGATAMATGHKTNNRAIGTGPNDEPLANLPDALSAHGIRSGIISSGDITDATPAAFYAHQPDRDSSNAIAADLLTSHVDVLIGSNQKSFLQNKDKGLMNKLSAAGYQLHLKLNELEKANGGKQLVLLSDADTRPVKDGRGDMLKTSILQTIRLLSGNKKGFFIMAEGAQIDYGGHANDLPYVVTELHDLDKTVAEALKFADEDGETLVIITADHETGGLTLLDASANNGMVLGSFSTNDHTSINVPVFAYGPHAQDFTGTYPNTALFYKILNLLKAAK